The proteins below are encoded in one region of Micromonospora sp. DSM 45708:
- a CDS encoding acyl-CoA dehydrogenase family protein encodes MIPELISRQAEVEERSFYAEDIHEKFARNGFYRILQPRRYGGYEFGLDTFVRVSTTLLRGCPSTGWMFTLGAMHTQIVATMFGEQAQSEVFGVGDFICPGTAVPSGSAVRNADGGWTISGKWSYCSGSPYATHFLGHALISGDDGAPPKPLFFLAPRSQWTRLDDWGQQLGLRGSGSHSITMENASVPDHLALPGVQIMEADVSVGTPGRALHGNPEYGGGPLSFTNLGNAALAVGIARGALDIYEDLLRDRTTLVPPIVARHHDPDYQFWYGDAVGMIGTAEAALLNGVQQWHDNCVRGPAAVTREEDLRLSAICRHVIQLCWDAVANYLMPTAGASSVRHGERLERVWRDMSMLHSHGGISVLLPTVAVRELTRVRMR; translated from the coding sequence ATGATCCCCGAGCTCATCAGCCGGCAGGCGGAGGTCGAGGAACGTAGCTTCTACGCCGAGGACATCCACGAGAAATTCGCCCGCAACGGCTTCTACCGCATTCTTCAGCCCCGTCGTTACGGCGGCTACGAATTCGGTCTCGACACCTTCGTACGCGTCTCCACGACCCTGCTGCGCGGATGCCCGTCGACCGGCTGGATGTTCACCCTCGGGGCCATGCACACGCAAATCGTGGCCACGATGTTCGGCGAGCAGGCGCAATCTGAGGTGTTCGGTGTCGGCGACTTCATCTGCCCCGGCACCGCCGTCCCCAGCGGATCAGCCGTGCGCAACGCCGACGGCGGCTGGACAATCAGCGGCAAGTGGTCCTACTGCTCCGGTTCCCCTTATGCGACGCATTTCCTGGGACACGCCCTGATCTCCGGCGACGACGGGGCGCCTCCGAAGCCCCTGTTCTTCCTCGCGCCGCGTAGCCAGTGGACCCGGCTCGACGACTGGGGCCAGCAGTTGGGCCTGCGGGGCAGCGGGTCGCACAGCATCACCATGGAGAACGCCTCCGTCCCCGACCACCTTGCCCTCCCCGGTGTGCAGATCATGGAGGCCGACGTCTCGGTCGGCACGCCGGGCCGGGCCCTGCACGGCAATCCGGAGTACGGCGGCGGGCCGCTCTCCTTCACGAACCTGGGTAACGCGGCCCTGGCCGTGGGCATCGCGCGGGGAGCGCTCGACATCTACGAGGATCTCCTGCGGGACAGAACGACACTGGTACCGCCGATCGTGGCCCGTCACCACGATCCCGACTACCAGTTCTGGTACGGCGACGCCGTCGGGATGATCGGCACCGCCGAGGCCGCACTGCTCAACGGCGTCCAGCAGTGGCACGACAACTGCGTTCGTGGCCCCGCAGCGGTCACCAGGGAAGAGGACCTGCGGCTCTCGGCGATCTGCCGACACGTGATCCAGCTCTGCTGGGACGCGGTGGCCAACTACCTGATGCCCACCGCCGGCGCGAGTTCGGTCCGGCACGGGGAGCGGCTCGAGCGGGTGTGGCGGGACATGTCCATGCTGCACAGCCACGGCGGCATCTCGGTCCTGCTGCCGACGGTGGCCGTACGGGAACTCACCCGGGTACGAATGCGCTGA
- a CDS encoding acyltransferase family protein, translated as MAATLVFIHHAMFQPLFSDQGVQNAYNEFSRNLGPLSVMFFFVLSGFILTWSGKPRDGLKNYYRRRFFKIFPNHLVVYAILLVLMFVAGRTILWPEALANLPLMQAWVPSFDYMLLAVNPPTWTLSVELLFYLCFPLLLILVNRIRPSRLWLYAGLAAVAALLVPVAARLFVPDSPPTPVSASLSWPQLWFIYYLPISRMFEFVVGMVMAKILITGRWPNVRPSIIAALVAVAYVVTLPLKLFEEGYQTVFLIPLALAITGTAAADLAGRRTLFNTRVMVFLGEISYAFYLVHITVFFSLQAAFNHQWGLGGMFTSRPFDTLPAIAFLIGSYLACVFVAWLLYSLVERPVMRRWGRPGQTRPAEVPSTVH; from the coding sequence GTGGCCGCGACCCTGGTGTTCATCCACCACGCGATGTTTCAGCCGCTGTTCTCCGACCAGGGCGTGCAGAACGCCTACAACGAGTTCTCCCGCAACCTTGGCCCGCTGAGCGTCATGTTCTTCTTCGTGCTGAGCGGATTCATCCTGACCTGGTCGGGCAAGCCGCGTGACGGCCTGAAGAACTACTATCGGCGGCGCTTCTTCAAGATCTTCCCGAACCATCTCGTGGTCTACGCCATCCTGCTGGTCCTGATGTTCGTGGCGGGGCGCACCATCCTGTGGCCCGAGGCGCTGGCCAACCTCCCGCTCATGCAGGCCTGGGTGCCGAGCTTCGACTACATGTTGCTCGCGGTGAACCCGCCGACCTGGACGCTGTCGGTGGAGCTGTTGTTCTACCTGTGCTTCCCGCTGCTGCTGATCCTGGTCAACCGCATCCGCCCCAGCCGGCTGTGGCTGTACGCGGGGCTGGCTGCCGTGGCCGCTCTGCTCGTGCCGGTGGCCGCGCGGCTGTTCGTGCCCGACAGCCCGCCGACCCCCGTCTCCGCCTCGCTCTCCTGGCCCCAGCTCTGGTTCATCTACTACCTTCCGATCTCGCGGATGTTCGAGTTCGTGGTCGGGATGGTCATGGCCAAGATCCTGATCACGGGCCGCTGGCCGAACGTGCGACCGTCGATCATCGCGGCGCTGGTGGCGGTGGCGTACGTGGTGACCCTGCCGCTCAAGCTGTTCGAGGAGGGATACCAGACGGTGTTCCTCATCCCGCTCGCCCTGGCGATCACCGGCACGGCCGCGGCGGACCTCGCCGGGCGCCGGACGCTGTTCAACACCCGTGTCATGGTCTTCCTGGGCGAGATCTCGTACGCCTTCTACCTCGTCCACATCACCGTGTTCTTCTCGCTCCAGGCCGCGTTCAACCACCAGTGGGGCCTGGGTGGGATGTTCACGTCACGCCCGTTCGACACGCTGCCCGCGATCGCGTTCCTCATCGGCTCCTATCTGGCCTGTGTGTTCGTCGCATGGCTGCTGTACTCCCTGGTGGAGCGCCCGGTGATGCGGCGGTGGGGCCGTCCGGGACAGACCCGGCCGGCGGAGGTTCCCTCAACGGTCCACTGA
- a CDS encoding dihydrofolate reductase family protein — translation MAKLIYVTNVSLDGYIEDERGDFNLFPVDDEVFTCYTDIVRSAGTFLYGRRQYEAMAVWETNDALAAQSDLTAEFANAWQAASKVVYSGSLSSAPTADTKVERRFDPAAVREMKATASSDLTVGGANLATQAFEAGLVDECQLFVLPVAVGGGKPGLPTGMRTDLDLVDERRFRNGVVHLRYRPRVP, via the coding sequence ATGGCAAAGCTGATCTACGTGACGAACGTGTCGCTCGACGGCTACATCGAGGACGAACGCGGCGACTTCAACTTGTTTCCGGTCGATGACGAGGTGTTCACCTGCTACACGGACATCGTGCGGTCGGCGGGCACCTTCCTCTATGGGCGACGGCAGTACGAAGCGATGGCCGTCTGGGAGACCAACGACGCGCTTGCCGCGCAGTCCGACCTCACCGCCGAATTCGCCAATGCCTGGCAGGCGGCGAGCAAGGTCGTCTACTCCGGGAGTCTCTCCTCGGCGCCGACTGCCGACACCAAGGTCGAACGTCGTTTCGATCCCGCCGCGGTACGGGAGATGAAGGCCACGGCCAGTAGCGACCTCACCGTGGGCGGCGCCAACCTCGCGACGCAGGCGTTCGAGGCCGGGCTGGTCGACGAGTGCCAACTGTTCGTCCTGCCCGTCGCCGTGGGCGGGGGGAAACCGGGACTGCCGACCGGCATGCGCACCGACCTCGATCTCGTCGACGAGCGGCGATTCCGCAACGGCGTCGTACACCTCCGATACCGGCCCCGCGTGCCGTGA
- a CDS encoding MFS transporter, translating to MFGFGLLVVSMSLYFTRIVGLPASQVGAALTIGVAISLISGVPVGNLADRWSPVKTVKAMLVIQALTATTFIFIDNFVQLVIAATLDMLALKASVAASESLLRRVAGDEAVGFRAQVHAIQFVAMGLGTAGCAVVIQIGTPTAYHLMIALDALSFLGALLVFMRLPDYEPLPKPETASRWGVLSDRPFVAWTAIAGAMNLQLFMINMLLPLWVVDATKAPTWTVAVFYIINNTLIVLFMVRVGNKVKTIRQGGVAIRRAGALLLFSCAGMGFASGLPGWAAVLLLIAAVLVHTYGELWYMAGSFALNFGLPPAHAQGQYMGFLGIGSGVGEAFAPLLFLSFILSLGRPGLIGIGVFFALVGLLAPAVARWGERTRPAAEEKASEEDASPAAPAVAPAVAE from the coding sequence ATGTTCGGGTTCGGGCTGCTGGTCGTCAGTATGAGCCTGTATTTCACCCGAATCGTGGGGCTACCCGCCTCGCAGGTGGGTGCTGCCCTCACCATCGGCGTCGCCATCAGCCTGATCAGTGGTGTCCCGGTCGGCAACCTGGCCGACCGGTGGAGCCCGGTGAAGACCGTCAAGGCCATGCTGGTGATCCAGGCGCTGACGGCTACCACATTCATCTTCATCGACAATTTCGTCCAACTTGTCATCGCCGCCACGCTCGACATGCTGGCGTTGAAGGCGTCCGTGGCGGCATCCGAATCGCTGCTGCGCCGGGTGGCCGGCGACGAGGCGGTCGGCTTCCGCGCCCAGGTGCACGCGATCCAGTTCGTCGCCATGGGCCTGGGCACCGCCGGGTGTGCCGTCGTGATCCAGATCGGCACTCCGACCGCGTACCACCTGATGATCGCTCTCGACGCGCTCAGCTTCCTGGGCGCCTTGCTGGTCTTCATGCGGCTGCCGGATTACGAGCCGTTGCCGAAGCCGGAAACCGCGTCCCGCTGGGGTGTGCTGTCCGACCGACCCTTCGTCGCGTGGACGGCGATCGCCGGCGCCATGAACCTTCAGCTGTTCATGATCAATATGCTGCTGCCGTTGTGGGTGGTCGATGCCACGAAGGCTCCGACCTGGACGGTTGCGGTGTTCTACATCATCAACAACACGCTGATCGTCTTGTTCATGGTCCGCGTCGGCAACAAGGTGAAGACGATCCGGCAAGGTGGCGTCGCGATCCGGCGTGCCGGGGCGCTCCTCCTGTTCAGTTGCGCCGGGATGGGCTTTGCGAGCGGACTTCCCGGCTGGGCCGCGGTGCTTCTGCTGATCGCGGCCGTCCTCGTGCACACCTACGGCGAACTGTGGTACATGGCGGGCTCCTTCGCCCTCAACTTCGGTCTGCCGCCGGCGCACGCACAGGGGCAGTACATGGGCTTCCTCGGGATCGGTTCCGGCGTCGGCGAGGCGTTCGCCCCGTTGCTGTTCCTCAGTTTCATCCTGAGCCTCGGCCGGCCAGGTCTGATCGGCATCGGCGTGTTCTTCGCCCTGGTGGGCCTGTTGGCGCCCGCCGTGGCGCGGTGGGGCGAGCGGACCCGGCCCGCAGCGGAGGAGAAGGCGTCGGAGGAGGACGCCTCGCCGGCTGCTCCGGCGGTGGCGCCGGCCGTCGCCGAGTAA
- a CDS encoding 4-hydroxyphenylacetate 3-hydroxylase family protein → MADPEKAHEPRKTRPMTGAEYIESLRDDRCLYLYGDRVKDMTSHPAFYNPVRMTARLYDALHDPRTHDVLTSPTDTGSDGFTHKFFTTPRTAEDLVEHQKAIAAWARMSYGWMGRSPDYKAAFLGTLGANADFYKPFEENARRWYAESQEKVLYWNHAIAHPPVDRNRPPDEVGDVFVHVEKETDAGLVVSGAKVVATGSALTHYNFIAHYGLPIKDKKFALVATVPMGAPGLKLICRPSYTATAALMGSPFDYPLSSRLDENDTILVLDKVLIPWENVFIYGHLGKVQLFPSRSGFAERFTFQGCTRLAVKLEFIAGLLARAVELTGAKDFRGVQTRIGEVLAWRNLFWAFSDAAARNPVPWHNGAVLPNPRYGMAYRWFMQIGYPRIKEIVQQDVASGLIYINSSAEDFKNPEIRPYLDRYLRGSDGSDALERMKVMKLLWDAVGTEFGGRHELYERNYAGNHENTRVELLSAQLASGEVDDYKAFAAECLSEYDLDGWTVPDLSAFEDLREVRDRTLNG, encoded by the coding sequence ATGGCGGATCCAGAGAAGGCGCATGAACCGCGGAAGACGCGGCCGATGACCGGCGCCGAGTACATCGAATCGCTGCGGGACGACCGGTGTCTGTATCTTTACGGTGATCGCGTGAAGGACATGACCAGTCATCCTGCCTTCTACAATCCGGTGCGGATGACCGCGCGGCTCTACGACGCACTGCACGACCCGCGCACGCACGATGTGCTCACCTCGCCCACCGACACGGGCAGTGACGGTTTCACCCACAAGTTCTTCACCACGCCACGCACCGCGGAGGATCTGGTCGAGCACCAGAAGGCCATCGCCGCGTGGGCCCGGATGAGCTATGGCTGGATGGGGCGCAGCCCCGACTACAAGGCCGCCTTCCTCGGCACGCTCGGTGCGAACGCGGACTTCTACAAGCCGTTCGAGGAGAATGCGCGGCGGTGGTACGCGGAGTCCCAGGAGAAAGTCCTCTACTGGAATCACGCGATCGCGCATCCGCCGGTCGACCGGAATCGCCCCCCGGACGAGGTCGGCGATGTCTTCGTGCACGTGGAGAAGGAAACCGACGCCGGGCTCGTGGTGAGCGGCGCCAAGGTGGTCGCCACCGGGTCGGCGCTCACGCACTACAACTTCATCGCGCACTACGGCCTGCCGATCAAGGACAAGAAGTTCGCGCTCGTGGCGACCGTTCCGATGGGGGCGCCGGGGCTGAAGCTGATCTGTCGTCCGTCCTACACGGCCACTGCGGCACTGATGGGCAGCCCCTTCGACTATCCGCTCTCGTCCCGGCTGGACGAGAACGACACCATCCTCGTGCTGGACAAGGTGCTCATCCCGTGGGAGAACGTGTTCATCTACGGCCACCTGGGCAAGGTCCAGCTGTTCCCCAGCCGGTCGGGCTTCGCCGAACGTTTCACGTTCCAGGGGTGCACCCGCCTGGCGGTGAAGCTCGAGTTCATTGCCGGCCTGCTCGCCAGGGCGGTGGAACTCACCGGAGCGAAGGACTTCCGTGGCGTGCAGACCCGGATCGGTGAGGTGCTGGCCTGGCGTAACCTGTTCTGGGCGTTCTCGGACGCGGCGGCCCGTAACCCGGTGCCATGGCACAACGGCGCGGTCCTGCCCAACCCCCGATACGGCATGGCCTATCGATGGTTCATGCAGATCGGCTACCCCAGGATCAAGGAGATCGTCCAGCAGGACGTCGCGAGCGGGTTGATCTACATCAACTCCAGCGCCGAGGACTTCAAGAACCCGGAGATCCGGCCGTACCTGGACCGGTATCTCCGCGGCTCCGACGGCAGCGACGCGCTCGAGCGCATGAAGGTCATGAAGCTGTTGTGGGACGCCGTCGGCACCGAGTTCGGCGGACGCCACGAACTCTACGAACGCAACTATGCGGGCAACCACGAGAACACCCGGGTCGAGCTGCTCTCCGCGCAGCTCGCGAGCGGTGAGGTCGACGACTACAAGGCCTTCGCGGCGGAGTGCCTCTCCGAATACGACCTGGATGGTTGGACGGTGCCCGACCTGTCCGCGTTCGAGGACCTCCGCGAGGTGCGGGACCGGACGCTCAACGGCTGA
- a CDS encoding LLM class F420-dependent oxidoreductase, translating to MRFGVQLPQGFNIELVNMPVAEQWPRIRDLAQAADAGPWESIWVSDHFVTIPAPSNESTFEAWSMMAAFAASTSRVRLGQLCTCIGFRNPAYLAKMAACVDVMSGGRLDVGVGAGWFEDEWRGYGYGFPSVADRLGMLDEGVQIMRQLWTTGTATFAGRHYQLEGAVSRPLPLQSGGIPLLIGGAGEKKTLRTAAKYAQYTNFGTLSLDEFAHKSRILAQHCKDVGTDFDAITRSAYYLVTIGETEKDVADSMARLRSHYQPLMPPEALESWLDVFRRGLVGTPEQIVDRLTKAADAGVGYVIAYFADAAYDRTSMDLFAGKVIPELIG from the coding sequence ATGCGATTTGGTGTCCAATTGCCGCAGGGCTTCAATATCGAACTCGTCAATATGCCGGTGGCCGAACAGTGGCCCAGGATTCGTGACCTCGCCCAGGCCGCTGATGCCGGGCCGTGGGAGTCGATCTGGGTCAGCGACCACTTTGTCACCATTCCGGCGCCGAGTAACGAGTCGACATTCGAGGCGTGGTCGATGATGGCCGCGTTCGCGGCCTCCACGTCCCGGGTGCGGCTCGGGCAGTTGTGCACGTGCATAGGATTCCGGAATCCGGCCTACCTGGCGAAGATGGCGGCCTGCGTCGACGTGATGAGCGGCGGCCGGTTGGACGTGGGCGTCGGCGCGGGCTGGTTCGAGGACGAATGGCGTGGCTACGGCTACGGTTTCCCCAGCGTCGCCGATCGGCTCGGCATGCTTGACGAGGGCGTGCAGATCATGCGGCAGTTGTGGACGACCGGCACGGCCACGTTCGCGGGACGCCACTATCAGCTCGAGGGTGCGGTCAGCCGTCCGCTCCCGCTGCAGTCCGGTGGCATTCCGTTGTTGATCGGCGGCGCCGGCGAGAAGAAGACGCTGCGGACAGCGGCGAAGTATGCGCAGTACACGAACTTCGGGACGCTGAGCCTGGACGAGTTTGCGCACAAGTCCCGGATCCTCGCCCAGCACTGCAAGGACGTGGGCACCGACTTCGACGCGATCACCCGGTCGGCCTACTACCTCGTGACCATCGGCGAGACCGAGAAGGACGTCGCCGACAGCATGGCGAGGTTGCGGTCCCACTACCAGCCGTTGATGCCGCCCGAGGCGCTCGAATCCTGGTTGGACGTGTTTCGCCGTGGCCTCGTCGGCACGCCCGAGCAGATCGTCGACCGGCTGACCAAGGCCGCCGACGCGGGGGTCGGCTATGTGATCGCCTACTTCGCGGACGCCGCCTACGACCGGACGAGCATGGACCTGTTCGCCGGCAAGGTGATACCGGAGTTGATCGGTTAG
- a CDS encoding condensation domain-containing protein, protein MTQREDLRHDPSGVLSPDERPRGETESTIARIFGEMLGISSLPRMASVFDLGLDSVAVTVACARLEQATGTRVRFTQLFRTPTVAQLATWIDAHESANGGPRTPVAPAVERNAELVAITPMQAHTVPMDIVPRFAWWFDGQVDDEALAAAATDVHRRHQALHAKYLFEPDLGLAEVPADPGQARFERLPEQNDDGTAGDALWAALEQPLHIDQGDVWRCVLVHSRQSGRTLFGVAAHHAAFDGRSLEIMTAELSAAYSARTAGRAPQWPGRTATLAEMAADYRHQLRTQDAEAQRRYWLNELRDLPPCRLPGRKDGPTEPSGPASDFSFTMSRSRLRAWDDYASANGMPPSVGMVAVYVQSLIRAGAPHDLGLMVSIGNKAGEMIDGTITTRVGNILLRPNGPFRSGPHLLARIRDSYLQGMAARDVLLDMKQMASILGAFGGLEAMFIGKPAVVYNSVPALSLGSVPGVMDSRNDDWTASVHDFVLEVLPVPDGLEMHLVVRTDLYEGSLSNELGKHFADIIDNGPEQLEAETAS, encoded by the coding sequence ATGACGCAGCGAGAAGACCTGCGACACGACCCCAGCGGGGTCCTCTCACCGGACGAACGCCCGCGCGGCGAGACGGAGAGCACCATCGCGCGGATATTCGGCGAGATGCTCGGCATCTCCAGCCTGCCGCGCATGGCCTCCGTCTTCGACCTGGGCCTCGACTCGGTGGCGGTGACCGTCGCGTGTGCCCGGTTGGAACAGGCGACCGGGACCCGGGTCAGGTTCACCCAGCTCTTCCGGACCCCGACCGTCGCCCAGCTCGCGACCTGGATCGATGCCCACGAGAGTGCGAACGGCGGCCCCCGCACACCGGTCGCGCCGGCAGTCGAGAGAAACGCCGAACTCGTGGCGATCACCCCCATGCAGGCTCACACCGTCCCGATGGACATCGTGCCGCGGTTCGCCTGGTGGTTCGACGGCCAGGTCGACGACGAGGCGCTCGCCGCCGCCGCCACCGACGTGCACCGCCGCCATCAGGCTCTGCACGCCAAGTACCTCTTCGAGCCGGATCTCGGCCTGGCCGAGGTGCCGGCCGACCCGGGGCAGGCGCGGTTCGAGCGGCTGCCGGAGCAGAACGACGACGGCACGGCGGGTGACGCGCTCTGGGCAGCACTGGAGCAGCCGTTGCACATCGACCAGGGGGACGTCTGGCGGTGTGTGCTCGTGCACAGCAGGCAGAGCGGGCGCACCCTGTTCGGGGTGGCCGCGCACCACGCCGCGTTCGACGGCCGTTCGCTGGAGATCATGACGGCGGAGCTGTCGGCGGCCTACTCCGCCCGCACGGCCGGGAGGGCGCCGCAGTGGCCCGGCAGAACGGCGACACTCGCCGAGATGGCCGCGGACTACCGTCACCAGCTCAGGACGCAGGACGCCGAGGCCCAGCGCCGGTACTGGCTCAACGAACTGCGCGACCTCCCGCCCTGCCGGCTGCCCGGGCGCAAGGACGGGCCGACGGAGCCGAGCGGGCCCGCGTCGGACTTCTCCTTCACCATGTCCAGGAGCCGGTTGCGGGCCTGGGACGACTACGCCAGCGCCAACGGGATGCCGCCGTCCGTGGGCATGGTGGCGGTGTACGTCCAGTCGCTCATCCGGGCCGGCGCTCCGCACGACCTCGGGCTGATGGTCTCGATCGGGAACAAGGCCGGCGAGATGATCGACGGGACGATCACCACCCGGGTCGGCAACATCCTGCTGCGGCCGAACGGGCCGTTCCGGTCCGGCCCGCACCTCCTCGCCCGCATCCGCGACTCGTACCTCCAGGGCATGGCCGCACGCGACGTCCTGCTGGACATGAAGCAGATGGCCAGCATCCTGGGTGCGTTCGGCGGCCTGGAGGCGATGTTCATCGGCAAGCCGGCCGTGGTCTACAACTCGGTGCCGGCGCTCAGCCTCGGCAGCGTCCCCGGCGTGATGGATTCCAGGAACGACGACTGGACCGCGTCCGTGCACGACTTCGTCCTCGAGGTCCTGCCCGTCCCCGACGGCCTGGAGATGCACCTGGTGGTGCGGACCGACCTCTACGAGGGCAGCCTCTCCAACGAACTCGGCAAGCACTTCGCCGACATCATCGACAACGGGCCGGAGCAGCTTGAGGCGGAGACCGCGAGCTAG
- a CDS encoding FAD-binding oxidoreductase, giving the protein MAVGTNDPRYPSLITPWNRRFQGSPQNVHLVYNAKQVAEVVGGAVAANKRFAVRSGGHSFENLTSSPDIQELIDVSQMSDVYYDPKRRAFAIESGATLGKVYDTLVKGWAVTIPGGICPGVGVGGHIAGGGYGFLSRRYGLAADYLYAVEVVTVDKSGKPRIVVATRDEGDPNRDLWWAHTGGGGGNFGVVTRYWMRRPGTDSTDPADLLPRAPATMIRRAVVMSWDQLDRASFLKFFRNYTNWYEQNSAPDSPNANLWGGFFTFHKSAGPVGFIVGVDSGVPGAQGLVDAHVEAVMSGVGVQPASDTTEFAPYLDDRNWQSEPDSRSKDKAANLRKGFSDSQLATIYRRLTDPEPTNAGAALTMSGYGGRINAVAPDATATADRDCILRVYFTGGRWTSPDDDAKNIKWIREFYRDVFSETGGVPVPNAINGGSYINYIDADLADPAWNTSGTSWAELYYKSNYPRLQQIKKRYDPRNVFHHALSIVPR; this is encoded by the coding sequence GTGGCGGTCGGGACCAATGACCCGCGATACCCGAGCCTCATCACCCCTTGGAACAGGCGATTCCAGGGGAGCCCGCAGAATGTGCACCTGGTGTACAACGCAAAGCAGGTCGCCGAGGTCGTCGGGGGTGCGGTCGCAGCGAACAAGCGATTTGCGGTACGCAGTGGCGGGCATTCTTTCGAGAACCTGACGTCTTCTCCCGACATTCAGGAACTGATCGACGTATCGCAGATGTCGGATGTCTATTACGACCCCAAACGGCGGGCGTTCGCCATCGAAAGCGGCGCGACGCTGGGTAAGGTGTACGACACCCTCGTCAAGGGGTGGGCGGTCACCATTCCGGGCGGAATCTGCCCCGGTGTGGGTGTCGGCGGCCACATCGCCGGCGGCGGCTACGGCTTCCTGTCGCGCCGGTACGGTCTCGCGGCCGACTACCTGTACGCCGTGGAGGTCGTGACCGTCGACAAGTCGGGAAAGCCCCGGATCGTCGTCGCGACGCGTGACGAGGGTGACCCCAACCGGGACCTCTGGTGGGCGCACACCGGTGGCGGGGGCGGAAACTTCGGCGTCGTGACGCGCTACTGGATGCGACGTCCGGGCACGGACTCCACCGACCCCGCCGACCTGCTGCCCCGGGCGCCCGCGACCATGATCCGGCGAGCGGTCGTGATGTCCTGGGACCAGTTGGACCGCGCCTCGTTCCTGAAGTTCTTCCGGAACTACACCAACTGGTACGAGCAGAACAGCGCGCCCGACTCGCCGAATGCGAATCTGTGGGGCGGGTTCTTCACCTTCCACAAGTCGGCCGGGCCGGTCGGCTTCATCGTGGGCGTGGACAGTGGGGTGCCGGGCGCCCAGGGCCTCGTCGACGCGCACGTCGAGGCGGTCATGTCGGGGGTGGGCGTGCAGCCCGCGTCGGACACCACCGAGTTCGCGCCGTACCTCGACGACCGGAACTGGCAGAGCGAGCCGGACTCGCGTTCCAAGGACAAGGCCGCCAACCTGCGCAAGGGTTTCTCGGACAGCCAGCTCGCGACCATCTACCGTCGGCTGACCGACCCGGAGCCCACGAACGCGGGCGCCGCGCTCACCATGTCCGGGTACGGCGGCAGGATCAACGCGGTGGCCCCGGACGCGACCGCGACCGCGGACCGCGACTGCATCCTGCGGGTGTACTTCACCGGCGGCCGGTGGACCTCGCCCGACGACGACGCGAAGAACATCAAGTGGATTCGCGAGTTCTACCGCGACGTCTTCTCGGAGACGGGCGGGGTGCCGGTGCCGAACGCGATCAACGGCGGCAGCTACATCAACTACATCGACGCCGATCTCGCCGACCCGGCCTGGAACACGTCGGGGACGTCGTGGGCGGAGCTGTACTACAAGTCCAACTATCCGCGGCTCCAGCAGATCAAGAAGCGGTACGACCCGCGGAACGTGTTCCACCACGCTCTGTCGATCGTGCCGAGGTGA
- the dpgD gene encoding enoyl-CoA-hydratase DpgD, whose protein sequence is MTVRYRKQDRVAYITLDRPHVLNALDLRTHEELAEIWDDFEADDDIWVGVLTGAGERAFSVGQDLKELVALTEQGQATPSTFGSRGKPGWPRLTERFGLAKPLIGRVDGYALGGGCELALACDVIVASDRSVFGLTEARFGLIPGAGGVFRLTRQMPYRVAVGHLISGRRFDAARAYELGLVNEVVPAAELDASVASWVEDILRCAPLSVRAIKEAAATSATLRLADAFATRYVWEEQRMHSADAVEGPLAFTQRRDPVWRGN, encoded by the coding sequence GTGACCGTTCGGTACCGGAAGCAGGATCGGGTCGCCTACATCACCCTGGACCGGCCACATGTGTTGAACGCGCTGGACCTGCGTACGCATGAGGAACTCGCGGAGATCTGGGACGACTTCGAAGCCGATGACGACATCTGGGTCGGCGTGCTCACCGGAGCGGGTGAGCGCGCCTTCTCGGTCGGGCAGGATCTCAAGGAGTTGGTGGCCCTGACCGAACAGGGTCAGGCCACCCCGTCCACCTTCGGCAGCCGGGGCAAGCCGGGCTGGCCCCGGCTGACCGAACGGTTCGGTCTCGCCAAGCCGCTGATCGGCCGGGTCGACGGGTACGCCCTCGGCGGTGGTTGTGAGCTGGCCCTGGCCTGTGACGTCATCGTCGCCTCGGATCGTTCGGTCTTCGGTCTCACCGAGGCCAGGTTCGGTCTGATTCCCGGGGCGGGTGGGGTCTTCAGGCTGACCCGGCAGATGCCCTACCGGGTCGCGGTCGGGCATCTGATCAGCGGTCGCCGGTTCGACGCCGCACGCGCCTACGAGCTGGGGCTGGTCAACGAGGTGGTGCCGGCCGCCGAACTCGACGCGAGCGTGGCGAGTTGGGTCGAGGACATCCTGCGCTGTGCCCCGCTGTCGGTGCGTGCGATCAAGGAGGCCGCGGCTACCTCAGCGACCCTGCGGCTCGCCGACGCCTTCGCCACCCGCTACGTCTGGGAGGAGCAGCGCATGCACAGCGCTGACGCGGTCGAAGGTCCGCTCGCCTTCACCCAGCGGCGGGACCCGGTCTGGCGGGGGAACTGA